The Pseudoliparis swirei isolate HS2019 ecotype Mariana Trench chromosome 1, NWPU_hadal_v1, whole genome shotgun sequence genome has a window encoding:
- the chrna11 gene encoding cholinergic receptor, nicotinic, alpha 11 — translation MWNSVALVLSGFSALIHVSVQGPHQRSLLKNLLKDYNRMERPVGNDSQPLTVIFSISMVQIMDVDEKNQVLTTNMWLRMSWFDHYLQWNQSEHPGVKNLRFTTDQIWTPDILLYNSADDDFDSTFKTNVLVNSSGYAEYLPPGIFMSTCNVDVRWFPFDIQKCELKFGSWTYDGWLLDLQMNDADVSGYMPNGEWDLIGVPGTRNEAFYGCCKEPYPDVTFIVTIRRRTLYYALNLLIPCVLLSSMTLLIFVLPADSGEKISLGITVLLSLTVFMLLVAEIMPATSDSVPLIGQYFASIMIIVGMSVMATVVVLQYHHHDPNGGNMPKWVQLVLLQWVAWFLRMKRPGESDDPERPPCAPHLRRCSSGTASGSIPNPKDPTLHPLHPQNLAPLHAGHPYLHSQSSGNNNGNLLFVGYQSMEDPSIISEPLQRTTVSTGPPRVPGSSPPQLPSQFCSSPPPPSPNVDNAGCPSTVSSGGGFGGGPGGLGGCLTAGIGDSQLQAILEEVRYMADRFREQDEDASVADQWKFAAAVIDRLCLVAFSVFNIIGTISILMSAPNFVDAISKDFI, via the exons TGTCGGTGCAGGGCCCTCACCAGAGGAGCCTGTTGAAGAACCTCCTGAAGGACTACAACCGGATGGAGCGGCCGGTGGGCAACGACTCCCAGCCGCTCACCGTGATCTTCTCCATCAGCATGGTGCAGATCATGGACGTG gatGAGAAGAACCAGGTGCTGACCACTAACATGTGGCTCCGGATG AGTTGGTTCGACCATTATCTCCAGTGGAACCAAAGCGAGCACCCCGGGGTGAAAAACCTCCGCTTCACCACAGACCAGATCTGGACCCCAGACATCCTGCTCTACAACAG TGCAGATGACGACTTTGACTCCACCTTCAAGACCAACGTCCTGGTGAACTCCAGCGGCTACGCCGAGTACCTGCCTCCAG GAATCTTCATGAGCACCTGTAACGTGGACGTTCGCTGGTTCCCCTTTGACATCCAGAAGTGTGAGCTGAAGTTCGGCTCTTGGACGTACGACGGCTGGTTGCTGGACCTCCAGATGAACGACGCTGACGTCTCGGGCTACATGCCCAATGGAGAGTGGGACTTGATCG GAGTTCCCGGCACCAGGAACGAGGCCTTCTACGGTTGTTGCAAGGAGCCGTACCCGGATGTGACGTTCATCGTGACGATACGCCGGCGGACGCTCTACTACGCCCTGAACCTGCTCATtccctgtgtgctgctgtcttcGATGACGCTGCTCATCTTTGTGCTGCCGGCTGACTCTGGGGAGAAGATCTCACTGG gcATCACTGTCTTACTGTCCCTGACGGTGTTCATGTTGCTGGTTGCAGAGATCATGCCGGCCACATCTGACTCCGTCCCTCTGATCG GTCAGTACTTTGCCAGCATCATGATCATCGTTGGGATGTCCGTCATGGCCACCGTGGTGGTGCTGCAGTATCACCACCACGACCCCAACGGAGGCAACATGCCCAAATGG gtgcaGCTGGTCTTGCTGCAGTGGGTCGCGTGGTTCTTGCGTATGAAGCGACCGGGAGAGAGCGACGACCCGGAGCGGCCTCCGTGTGCCCCCCACTTGCGCCGATGCTCTTCGGGCACGGCGAGCGGGAGCATCCCGAATCCCAAggaccccaccctccacccacTGCACCCGCAGAACCTGGCTCCTCTGCACGCCGGGCATCCTTACCTCCACAGCCAATCGAGCGGCAACAACAACGGGAACCTTCTCTTCGTGGGCTACCAGAGCATGGAGGACCCTTCCATTATCTCAGAGCCTCTCCAGAGGACCACCGTCTCCACAGGGCCTCCGCGGGTACCGGGTAGCTCGCCTCCTCAACTGCCATCGCAGTTCTGcagctctccaccacctcccagCCCCAATGTGGATAATGCAGGGTGCCCCAGCACCGTCTCCAGTGGTGGGGGCTTTGGAGGAGGACCCGGGGGGCTTGGCGGGTGCTTGACTGCAGGGATAGGAGACTCCCAGCTCCAGGCCATCTTGGAGGAGGTGCGTTACATGGCAGACCGCTTCCGGGAGCAGGACGAGGACGCGAGCGTGGCCGACCAGTGGAAGTTCGCCGCGGCTGTAATCGACCGTCTGTGCTTGGTGGCGTTCAGCGTCTTCAACATCATAGGCACCATCTCCATCCTCATGTCAGCTCCCAACTTCGTGGACGCCATTTCCAAAGACTTTATTTGA